Proteins from a genomic interval of Actinoalloteichus hymeniacidonis:
- a CDS encoding alkaline phosphatase D family protein has translation MLVAGTAAAGLTVVAPAAGWAGPAGATDPGSTPAAVPPRDPFTLGVASGDPFPDGMVLWTRLAPDPLAEDGMGGMPARNVAVQWELARDERFRRVVRRGTEHARPELGHSVHVELSGLRSGTEYFFRFRSGRHHSPVGRTRTAPEHGVLGGGLSMCFASCAQYEHGYFTAYRRLAEEEPDLVLHLGDYQYEYRAGDYDAPGGNVRDHDGPETETLANYRQRHAQYKADTDLQAAHAVAPWLVVWDDHEIDNNWAGEVPEKPEIPQPDFAARRTAAAQAYYENMPLRRSSVPAGVDIRLYRKLRWGGLANFHMMDTRQYRDDQACGDGWKDCDEAGNPTRTITGAEQEAWLLDGFRRSRARWDILGQQVFFTQRENASGANSMDAWDGYAASRDRVTQGWVDAGVRNAVVLTGDVHTHWANEVKLDYNDPDSRSVGTELVCSSITSGGDGADSDPNDNESVQLNPHIKFFNGQRGYVRTRITRDELRADFRVVDRVSVPDAQVHTRASFVVPDREATLHEA, from the coding sequence ATGCTGGTTGCGGGCACCGCAGCGGCAGGCTTGACCGTCGTCGCCCCCGCAGCGGGCTGGGCGGGACCGGCTGGAGCCACCGACCCGGGCAGCACCCCGGCGGCGGTACCGCCCCGTGACCCCTTCACGCTCGGGGTCGCCTCCGGCGATCCCTTCCCGGACGGCATGGTGCTCTGGACCCGCCTGGCGCCGGACCCGCTGGCCGAGGACGGGATGGGCGGCATGCCCGCCCGCAACGTCGCGGTGCAGTGGGAACTCGCCAGGGACGAACGGTTTCGCCGGGTGGTGCGGCGCGGCACCGAGCACGCGCGCCCCGAACTCGGGCACAGCGTGCACGTCGAACTCTCCGGGCTGCGCTCCGGAACCGAGTACTTCTTCCGCTTCCGCAGCGGCAGACACCACTCCCCCGTCGGCCGGACCAGAACGGCACCGGAACACGGGGTGCTCGGCGGCGGCCTGAGTATGTGTTTCGCCTCCTGCGCGCAGTACGAGCACGGCTACTTCACCGCCTACCGCAGGCTCGCCGAGGAAGAGCCGGATCTGGTGCTGCACCTCGGCGACTACCAGTACGAGTACCGGGCGGGCGACTACGACGCGCCGGGCGGCAACGTCCGCGACCACGATGGCCCCGAGACCGAGACACTGGCGAACTACCGACAGCGTCATGCCCAGTACAAGGCCGACACCGACCTGCAGGCCGCGCACGCGGTCGCGCCGTGGCTGGTGGTCTGGGACGACCACGAGATCGACAACAACTGGGCGGGCGAGGTGCCGGAGAAGCCGGAGATCCCGCAGCCCGACTTCGCCGCCCGCCGCACCGCCGCGGCCCAGGCCTACTACGAGAACATGCCGCTGCGCCGCAGTTCGGTACCGGCGGGCGTGGACATCCGGCTCTATCGCAAGCTCCGCTGGGGCGGACTGGCGAACTTCCACATGATGGACACCCGGCAGTACCGCGACGACCAGGCCTGCGGCGACGGTTGGAAGGACTGCGACGAGGCGGGCAACCCGACTCGGACGATCACCGGCGCGGAGCAGGAGGCCTGGCTGCTCGACGGGTTCCGCCGTTCCAGGGCGCGGTGGGACATCCTCGGTCAACAGGTGTTCTTCACCCAACGGGAGAACGCCTCGGGCGCCAACAGCATGGACGCCTGGGACGGCTACGCGGCTTCGCGGGATCGGGTGACCCAGGGGTGGGTGGACGCGGGCGTCCGCAACGCCGTCGTCCTCACCGGCGACGTCCACACCCACTGGGCCAACGAGGTCAAGCTCGACTACAACGACCCGGACTCGCGGTCGGTCGGTACCGAACTGGTGTGCTCCTCGATCACCTCGGGCGGCGATGGCGCCGACTCCGACCCGAACGACAACGAATCCGTGCAGCTCAACCCGCATATCAAATTCTTCAACGGGCAGCGTGGCTATGTCCGTACCCGGATCACCCGCGACGAGTTGCGGGCCGATTTCCGAGTGGTGGACCGGGTGAGCGTGCCGGACGCCCAGGTTCACACCAGGGCGTCGTTCGTGGTGCCCGACCGCGAGGCGACGCTGCACGAGGCCTGA
- a CDS encoding MerR family transcriptional regulator has translation MGDEPSLTVAAMARRLGIAPATLRTWDRRYGLGPSGHTSGRHRRYGPRDLARLELMQHALLRGASPAEAARYALNTPPPPRQPTEQPADSMRVTGRVAEAEAPPQPRRAGLVVDSERLGAEPATDSAARQPATDGADTDPLPGLASGLLSGGLDLPDFEHRARSGGRGLRLPGASSRARGLGRAVTAMDSWSVNRLLLEALREDGVLTVWQELAEPVLSALNERWEHSGEGMEMTRLLSECLITVMSTVTAGAGEPRTARSVLLLGAPGEVQALPVYVLAAELSVRRLGARLLGFGLPVDGIIAAVRRVAPAAIVLWAQRPRCGDPAVFEALPRTRQRVRLFAGGPGWDRSTLPGRVEVLTELPSAVELIERTVSVRGGRT, from the coding sequence ATGGGCGACGAGCCCTCCCTGACCGTGGCGGCGATGGCCCGTCGACTAGGTATCGCTCCCGCCACCCTGCGTACCTGGGATCGGCGTTATGGACTCGGGCCGAGCGGACATACCAGCGGACGACATCGCCGCTACGGCCCGCGCGACCTCGCTCGGCTGGAATTGATGCAGCACGCGCTGTTGCGCGGCGCTTCCCCCGCAGAGGCCGCGCGTTACGCCCTGAACACCCCGCCGCCCCCGAGGCAGCCCACCGAGCAGCCCGCCGATTCGATGCGGGTGACCGGACGGGTCGCCGAGGCCGAGGCGCCCCCGCAGCCTCGACGGGCAGGCCTGGTGGTGGACTCCGAGCGCCTGGGCGCCGAACCGGCCACCGATTCCGCCGCGAGGCAGCCTGCGACGGACGGCGCCGATACGGACCCGCTGCCCGGGCTCGCCTCCGGATTGCTCTCCGGCGGCCTGGATCTGCCCGACTTCGAACATCGGGCCCGTTCCGGTGGTCGCGGACTGCGGCTCCCCGGCGCGAGCAGTCGGGCCAGGGGACTCGGTCGGGCGGTGACCGCGATGGACTCGTGGTCGGTGAACCGACTGCTGCTGGAGGCCCTGCGCGAGGACGGCGTGCTGACGGTCTGGCAGGAGCTGGCCGAGCCGGTGCTGTCCGCGTTGAACGAGCGTTGGGAGCACTCCGGCGAGGGCATGGAGATGACCCGGTTGCTCAGCGAATGCCTCATCACGGTGATGAGCACGGTGACGGCCGGAGCTGGCGAACCGAGGACCGCCCGGTCCGTCCTGCTGCTCGGTGCCCCCGGCGAGGTCCAGGCCCTGCCCGTCTACGTGTTGGCCGCAGAACTCTCGGTGCGCAGGCTCGGCGCGCGACTGTTGGGCTTCGGGCTGCCGGTGGACGGGATCATCGCGGCGGTGCGTCGCGTGGCGCCCGCCGCCATCGTCCTGTGGGCGCAGCGGCCGCGCTGTGGCGATCCGGCGGTGTTCGAGGCGTTGCCCAGGACCCGGCAGCGGGTCCGGCTGTTCGCGGGCGGGCCGGGCTGGGATCGCAGCACGCTGCCGGGCCGGGTCGAGGTGTTGACCGAGCTGCCTTCGGCGGTGGAACTCATCGAGCGGACCGTGTCGGTGCGCGGCGGCCGGACCTAG
- the groES gene encoding co-chaperone GroES, translating to MASVNIKPLEDKIVVQASEAETTTASGIVIPDTAKEKPQEGKVLAVGPGRVDDNGNRIPLDVAVGDVVIYSKYGGTEVKYSGEEYLILSARDVLAVVN from the coding sequence GTGGCGAGCGTGAACATCAAGCCACTCGAGGACAAGATCGTCGTCCAGGCGAGCGAAGCCGAGACGACGACCGCGTCCGGCATCGTCATCCCGGACACGGCCAAGGAGAAGCCCCAGGAGGGCAAGGTCCTGGCCGTCGGACCGGGTCGCGTCGACGACAACGGCAACCGGATCCCGCTGGATGTCGCAGTCGGTGACGTCGTCATCTACTCGAAGTACGGCGGCACCGAGGTCAAGTACAGCGGCGAGGAGTACTTGATCCTCTCCGCGCGCGACGTTCTGGCCGTCGTGAACTGA
- a CDS encoding response regulator transcription factor, which produces MTTVLICDDRRSVREGLTRVMSAVPGVSRIDCVAHGDELLARFSRQAVDVVLVGTQRAVPTGVEATRRLVSAHPQANVIVFGAPDDAGSIAAAIAGGARGYLRWDASRPELVAALAHTLASTAVPAPRQPSDPGVQLTERELQVLRGMSQGKSNGQIGRELYLSEDTVKTHARRLFRKLGVRDRAQAVAHGFRRGLVS; this is translated from the coding sequence GTGACGACGGTCTTGATCTGCGATGACCGGCGGAGCGTCCGGGAGGGGCTCACTCGCGTGATGTCGGCGGTCCCGGGTGTGAGCCGGATCGATTGTGTAGCCCACGGTGACGAGCTACTCGCTCGTTTCTCACGGCAGGCTGTCGATGTCGTGCTGGTGGGAACCCAGCGCGCCGTGCCAACGGGCGTGGAAGCCACCAGGCGACTCGTCTCGGCTCACCCACAGGCCAATGTCATCGTTTTCGGCGCCCCGGACGACGCGGGCAGCATTGCTGCCGCGATCGCAGGCGGAGCGCGCGGTTACCTTCGTTGGGACGCCTCCCGTCCCGAGCTGGTCGCCGCCTTGGCGCACACGCTGGCGAGCACCGCGGTGCCCGCTCCGCGTCAGCCCTCCGACCCGGGAGTCCAGCTCACCGAGCGGGAGCTCCAGGTGCTGCGGGGCATGAGCCAGGGCAAGAGCAATGGTCAGATCGGGCGCGAGCTCTATCTGTCCGAGGACACAGTCAAGACACACGCACGACGTCTTTTTCGCAAACTGGGTGTGCGTGACCGTGCGCAAGCGGTCGCACACGGCTTCCGCAGGGGGCTCGTCTCCTGA
- the tsaB gene encoding tRNA (adenosine(37)-N6)-threonylcarbamoyltransferase complex dimerization subunit type 1 TsaB, whose amino-acid sequence MLLLAIDTATPSVSAGLIEVTEAAAPRLLAERIVVDPRAHGELLTPLVRSAVESAGRALGDIDAIAAGVGPGPFTGLRVGMVTAAALGDALDRPVYPVCSLDAARAAAVEDGTQPGPLLVVSDARRRELYWARYDTSGARTHGPEVATPAALAERLPELDVAAVAGPMASTHAPLFELPVHSEVGPTPLGLARVIAAAALERGEPRPLVPLYLRRPDAVAPGAPKRVTT is encoded by the coding sequence GTGCTACTGCTCGCCATCGACACCGCCACCCCCTCGGTCAGCGCCGGGCTGATCGAGGTGACCGAAGCCGCCGCGCCTCGACTGCTCGCCGAACGGATCGTGGTGGATCCCCGTGCCCACGGTGAGCTGCTGACGCCGTTGGTCCGGTCCGCCGTCGAGTCGGCGGGCCGTGCGCTCGGTGATATCGACGCGATCGCGGCCGGAGTCGGACCGGGGCCCTTCACCGGTCTGCGGGTGGGGATGGTCACCGCCGCCGCCCTCGGAGATGCCCTCGATCGGCCGGTGTATCCGGTCTGCTCGCTGGACGCGGCGCGCGCCGCAGCCGTCGAGGACGGCACGCAGCCAGGCCCACTGCTCGTGGTCAGTGATGCGCGGCGTCGCGAGCTCTATTGGGCTCGCTACGACACGTCCGGCGCCCGCACCCACGGCCCCGAGGTCGCCACGCCCGCCGCACTGGCCGAGCGCCTGCCGGAGTTGGACGTGGCGGCGGTCGCCGGGCCGATGGCATCGACGCATGCCCCGCTGTTCGAACTGCCCGTGCACTCCGAGGTAGGGCCGACCCCGCTGGGCTTGGCCAGGGTGATCGCCGCCGCTGCTCTCGAACGTGGCGAGCCCCGACCGCTGGTGCCGTTGTATCTGCGCAGGCCGGATGCGGTGGCGCCCGGCGCTCCGAAGAGGGTGACCACCTGA
- a CDS encoding sigma-70 family RNA polymerase sigma factor, translating into MTNLGDGLDAVVGEAVGGNRRAIERLLAAIRPLVVRYCRARVGRQERSSASADDVAQEVCLAVLTALPGYRDQGRPFLAFVYGIASHKVADAHRAAARNKSEPVSEVPDSPGNEAGPEQRAMQDELSGQMGRLLQVLPPKQREILLLRVVVGLSAEETAEAVDSTPGAVRVAQHRALTRLRKTLATEEVV; encoded by the coding sequence ATGACTAATTTGGGGGACGGACTGGACGCTGTCGTCGGCGAGGCCGTCGGCGGTAATCGTCGCGCCATCGAACGGTTGTTGGCGGCCATTCGTCCTCTTGTGGTGCGGTACTGCCGCGCCAGGGTCGGTAGACAGGAACGGTCGTCGGCTTCGGCGGACGACGTCGCCCAGGAGGTGTGTCTCGCCGTGCTCACGGCGTTGCCGGGCTACCGCGACCAGGGACGACCATTCCTGGCGTTCGTGTACGGCATCGCTTCGCACAAGGTCGCCGATGCACACCGCGCTGCAGCCCGTAACAAGTCCGAACCGGTATCCGAGGTTCCGGATTCGCCAGGAAACGAGGCGGGTCCAGAGCAACGGGCCATGCAGGACGAGTTGTCTGGACAGATGGGAAGGCTGCTTCAGGTGCTGCCACCGAAACAGCGCGAGATCTTGCTGCTCAGGGTGGTCGTCGGACTCTCAGCAGAGGAGACGGCGGAGGCCGTCGACTCGACGCCGGGCGCCGTCCGGGTTGCCCAGCACCGGGCTCTGACCAGACTGAGGAAGACGCTCGCCACGGAGGAGGTGGTCTGA
- the aceB gene encoding malate synthase A — MSELVEQVEQIERVSSGARVAGPQVERGREILTPEALGFLVGLHRRFAAQRRALLARRILHREEAVRRGGLDFRPETAEIRRSDWRVAPAPADLRDRRVEIASPTQRVATINALNSGARVWLADLEDSNTPHWENVIGGQVNLFDAVRRTITHTTVDGRTHTLRTDVESAAIIVRPRGWHLPEPHLMVDGEPMAACLVDFGLYLFHNAAELLARDSGPYFYLPKLEGGLEAKLWNDVFVHAQRELALPIGSIRATVLIETIPAVFEMDEILYELRQHVSGLATGRWDYLFSVLKTFRDAGPRFVLPDRGAAAPTTPFLRAYTDLLIRICHRRGAHAIGGIATQLPDGRDAYAVATASNAVRAEKRREAADGFDGSRVSHPGLVGLCREAFDEVLRVDPNQLDRTRDEATYDPQTLLDIASAGGVVTDVGLRAAVDLGIRYLIGWLGGSGAVPIGRRLVDTATAEISRSQLWQWVHNGVQLESGATVDVELVHEVVQETRERLQVELPAGQLPRLDEATEWFEEVALSERFIDFLTLPAVQRLP; from the coding sequence ATGTCCGAGCTGGTCGAGCAGGTTGAACAGATCGAACGAGTCTCGTCGGGCGCTCGCGTAGCAGGCCCGCAGGTCGAGCGCGGTAGAGAGATCTTGACGCCCGAGGCGCTGGGTTTCCTCGTCGGGCTGCACCGACGCTTCGCCGCGCAACGCCGGGCTCTGCTCGCCAGGCGCATCCTGCACCGAGAGGAGGCCGTTCGACGCGGTGGCCTCGACTTCCGTCCCGAGACGGCCGAGATCCGACGATCGGATTGGCGGGTCGCGCCCGCCCCCGCTGATCTCCGGGACCGCCGGGTCGAGATCGCGAGCCCCACCCAACGCGTCGCGACGATCAATGCGCTCAATTCCGGGGCCCGGGTCTGGCTTGCCGACTTGGAAGACTCCAACACCCCGCACTGGGAGAACGTCATCGGGGGGCAGGTCAATCTCTTCGACGCCGTACGGCGGACGATCACGCACACCACTGTCGACGGCCGGACCCACACGCTGCGGACAGACGTGGAATCGGCAGCCATCATCGTGCGGCCCCGAGGCTGGCACCTGCCCGAGCCGCACCTGATGGTCGACGGCGAACCGATGGCGGCCTGCCTGGTCGACTTCGGGCTGTATCTCTTCCACAACGCGGCCGAACTGCTGGCGAGGGACAGCGGCCCGTACTTCTACCTGCCGAAACTGGAGGGCGGGCTGGAAGCCAAGCTGTGGAACGACGTCTTCGTCCATGCGCAACGGGAGCTGGCACTGCCGATCGGCAGTATTCGCGCGACCGTGCTGATCGAGACCATTCCCGCTGTCTTCGAGATGGACGAGATCCTCTACGAGCTACGCCAGCACGTCTCGGGGCTGGCGACCGGCCGATGGGACTACCTGTTCAGTGTCCTCAAGACCTTCCGGGATGCCGGTCCGAGATTCGTCCTACCGGATCGCGGGGCCGCCGCCCCGACCACGCCCTTCCTGCGGGCCTACACCGATCTGCTCATACGCATCTGCCATCGACGCGGCGCCCACGCCATCGGCGGGATCGCGACGCAACTTCCGGACGGCCGGGACGCGTACGCCGTCGCAACGGCGTCGAACGCCGTGCGCGCGGAGAAGCGCCGCGAGGCCGCCGACGGCTTCGATGGTTCCCGGGTGTCGCATCCAGGGCTCGTGGGGCTGTGTCGCGAGGCCTTCGACGAGGTTCTGCGCGTCGACCCGAACCAGCTGGACCGGACCAGGGACGAGGCGACCTACGATCCGCAGACGCTGCTCGACATCGCCTCGGCGGGCGGTGTCGTCACCGACGTCGGGCTGCGGGCGGCCGTCGACCTCGGCATCCGTTACCTCATCGGTTGGCTCGGCGGCTCGGGTGCGGTGCCCATCGGCCGTCGGCTCGTGGACACCGCCACCGCCGAGATCTCTCGCTCGCAGCTATGGCAATGGGTACACAACGGAGTGCAACTCGAGTCCGGCGCGACCGTGGATGTCGAACTGGTGCACGAGGTGGTGCAGGAGACGCGGGAGCGTCTACAGGTCGAATTGCCCGCCGGCCAGCTGCCTCGACTCGACGAGGCCACCGAATGGTTCGAAGAGGTCGCTCTGTCGGAGCGCTTCATCGATTTCCTGACGTTGCCCGCAGTGCAACGGCTGCCGTGA
- a CDS encoding WhiB family transcriptional regulator, producing the protein MADTRRLPGPNADLWDWQLQGSCRGMDSAFFFHPDGERGPARSRREARAKEVCQQCPVLEQCRQHALAVQEPYGIWGGLSEAERTLLIKSKSRRMAGLAS; encoded by the coding sequence ATGGCCGACACTCGGCGGCTGCCAGGGCCTAACGCGGACCTGTGGGATTGGCAGCTTCAAGGCTCATGCAGGGGCATGGACAGCGCCTTCTTCTTCCATCCGGACGGCGAGAGAGGTCCGGCCAGATCGCGGCGGGAGGCGCGCGCGAAAGAGGTCTGCCAGCAGTGCCCGGTACTCGAACAGTGCAGACAACACGCCTTGGCGGTGCAGGAGCCGTACGGCATCTGGGGCGGGCTCTCCGAGGCCGAGAGAACCCTGTTGATCAAATCGAAGAGTCGTCGAATGGCCGGTCTGGCCTCCTGA
- the rimI gene encoding ribosomal protein S18-alanine N-acetyltransferase, whose translation MSFRLLPLTEADLARCAELEAQLFPGDDPWRESAFRAELAAGHLYLAAHRVDAGSAAAGDDAKPAAGAGTLIGYAGLAVVGRAPDFEAEVHTIAVDPEYQGRGVGTALLGALLDRADQVRAATFLEVRTDNRPAIAMYERNGFEVVGLRKRYYQPSGADAHTMRRPARRETQAGTNEETA comes from the coding sequence ATGAGCTTCCGACTGCTACCGCTGACCGAGGCGGATCTGGCCCGCTGCGCCGAGCTCGAAGCGCAGCTGTTCCCCGGCGACGATCCGTGGCGGGAATCCGCCTTCCGCGCCGAACTCGCCGCCGGGCACCTCTACCTCGCCGCGCATCGCGTCGACGCGGGGTCCGCTGCGGCAGGCGATGACGCGAAGCCTGCCGCCGGGGCGGGCACCCTGATCGGTTATGCCGGACTCGCCGTGGTGGGCCGGGCGCCCGACTTCGAGGCCGAGGTGCACACCATCGCGGTCGACCCCGAATACCAGGGCCGAGGCGTCGGCACGGCCCTGCTGGGTGCGCTGCTGGATCGCGCCGACCAGGTGCGGGCCGCGACCTTCCTGGAGGTACGCACCGACAACCGGCCCGCCATCGCCATGTACGAGCGCAACGGCTTCGAGGTGGTCGGCCTGCGCAAGCGCTACTACCAACCTTCCGGCGCGGACGCGCACACCATGCGACGGCCGGCGCGGCGCGAAACGCAGGCCGGTACGAACGAGGAGACGGCGTGA
- the groL gene encoding chaperonin GroEL (60 kDa chaperone family; promotes refolding of misfolded polypeptides especially under stressful conditions; forms two stacked rings of heptamers to form a barrel-shaped 14mer; ends can be capped by GroES; misfolded proteins enter the barrel where they are refolded when GroES binds): protein MAAKQIRFDEQARRSLESGVNKLANTVKVTLGPRGRHVVLDKKFGAPTITLDGVTVARDVELDDPYENLGAQLAKSVATKTNDAAGDGTTTATVLAQALVTEGLRNVAAGANPLVIGKGIQAAADAVVESLKTKATPVKGRENIAQVGTVVSRDETIGALLGEAIERVGEDGVVTIEEASTMSTWLEVTEGVQFDKGFLSPHFVTDADRQEAVLEDALVLLHRDKISSLADFLPLLEKVVEAGKPLLIIAEDVEGEALSTLVVNSIRKTVRVVAVKAPYFGDRRKAFLDDLAVVTGAQVVAPEIGMKLADSGVDVLGKVRRVVVTKDDTTLVDGAGTREAIDGRVEQLRREIDATDSEWDREKLQERLAKLSGGVAVIKVGAATEIEVKERKHRIEDAIAATKAAVEEGIIPGGGSSLVHVAKELDGNLGLTGDEATGVAIVRAALTAPLFWIASNAGLEGAVVVSKVAEQSWGGGFDASALTYGDLFESGIVDPVKVTRSAVVNAASIARMILTTESAVVELPEEDSAVGHGHNH from the coding sequence ATGGCTGCTAAGCAGATCCGGTTCGACGAGCAGGCGCGGCGCTCGCTGGAGAGTGGCGTCAACAAGCTCGCAAACACCGTCAAGGTCACCCTCGGCCCGCGCGGCAGGCACGTCGTGCTGGACAAGAAGTTCGGTGCGCCGACGATCACCCTCGACGGTGTGACGGTCGCTCGCGATGTCGAGCTCGACGACCCGTACGAGAACCTGGGCGCCCAGCTCGCGAAGAGCGTCGCGACCAAGACCAACGACGCGGCGGGCGACGGCACCACCACCGCCACCGTGCTGGCTCAGGCCCTGGTCACCGAGGGCCTGCGCAACGTGGCTGCGGGCGCCAACCCGCTGGTGATCGGCAAGGGCATCCAGGCCGCCGCCGACGCCGTGGTCGAGAGCCTCAAGACCAAGGCCACCCCGGTCAAGGGTCGCGAGAACATCGCGCAGGTCGGCACCGTCGTCTCGCGGGACGAGACGATCGGCGCGCTGCTCGGCGAGGCCATCGAGCGGGTCGGCGAGGACGGCGTCGTCACGATCGAAGAAGCCTCCACCATGTCCACCTGGCTGGAGGTGACCGAGGGCGTCCAGTTCGACAAGGGCTTCCTGTCGCCGCACTTCGTCACCGACGCCGACCGCCAGGAAGCGGTGCTGGAGGACGCCCTGGTGCTGCTGCACCGGGACAAGATCTCCTCGTTGGCCGACTTCCTGCCGCTGCTGGAGAAGGTCGTCGAGGCGGGCAAGCCGCTGCTGATCATCGCCGAGGACGTCGAGGGCGAGGCGCTCTCCACCCTCGTGGTCAACTCGATCCGCAAGACCGTGCGGGTCGTCGCCGTCAAGGCGCCGTACTTCGGCGACCGTCGGAAGGCGTTCCTGGACGACCTCGCCGTCGTGACCGGCGCGCAGGTCGTCGCCCCCGAGATCGGCATGAAGCTCGCCGACTCCGGTGTGGACGTGCTGGGCAAGGTCCGCCGCGTGGTGGTCACCAAGGACGACACCACCCTGGTGGACGGCGCGGGCACCCGTGAGGCCATCGACGGCCGGGTCGAGCAGCTGCGCCGTGAGATCGACGCGACCGACTCCGAGTGGGACCGCGAGAAGCTGCAGGAGCGGCTGGCCAAGCTCTCCGGCGGTGTCGCGGTGATCAAGGTCGGTGCGGCCACCGAGATCGAGGTCAAGGAGCGCAAGCACCGCATCGAGGACGCCATCGCGGCCACCAAGGCGGCCGTCGAAGAGGGCATCATCCCCGGTGGCGGTTCCAGTCTGGTGCACGTTGCCAAGGAACTGGACGGCAACCTCGGCCTCACCGGCGACGAGGCGACGGGCGTGGCGATCGTGCGTGCCGCGCTGACCGCGCCGTTGTTCTGGATCGCCTCCAACGCCGGCCTCGAAGGTGCCGTGGTGGTCTCCAAGGTGGCCGAGCAGAGCTGGGGCGGCGGCTTCGACGCCTCCGCGCTGACCTACGGCGACCTGTTCGAGTCGGGCATCGTCGACCCGGTCAAGGTCACCCGGTCCGCCGTGGTGAACGCCGCTTCGATCGCCCGCATGATCCTCACCACCGAGAGCGCCGTCGTGGAGCTTCCGGAGGAGGACTCGGCGGTCGGTCACGGGCACAACCACTGA
- the tsaD gene encoding tRNA (adenosine(37)-N6)-threonylcarbamoyltransferase complex transferase subunit TsaD has product MGRPESIVLGIESSCDETGVGLVGLHADGSVELLADAVASSVELHARFGGVVPEVASRAHLESMVPMVRRAFGDAGLSLRDVDAVAVTAGPGLAGALLVGVSAAKAYAAVLDRPLYGVNHLAGHVAVDTLEHGSLPKPCLALLVSGGHTQLLLVEDIASSITELGSTIDDAAGEAYDKVARLLELPYPGGPPIDAAARRGDRQAIAFPRGLTGPRDARHDFSFSGLKTAVARWVEQRRASGEPVPVDDVAASFQEAVADVLTAKAVRAAREHGVQTMVISGGVAANSRLGELAAIRCAEAGIELRIPRPRLCTDNGAMIAALGAHLFAAGAAPSPAEFGADPALPVSTIHLV; this is encoded by the coding sequence ATGGGCAGGCCAGAGTCGATCGTGCTCGGGATCGAGAGCTCCTGCGATGAGACCGGTGTCGGCCTGGTCGGACTGCATGCCGACGGCTCGGTCGAGCTGCTGGCCGACGCCGTCGCCTCCAGCGTCGAGCTGCACGCCAGATTCGGCGGCGTGGTGCCGGAGGTGGCCAGCCGCGCCCACCTGGAGTCGATGGTCCCGATGGTGCGTCGGGCCTTCGGCGACGCCGGACTGAGCCTGCGCGATGTGGATGCCGTCGCGGTGACCGCCGGTCCCGGTCTGGCGGGTGCGCTGCTCGTCGGGGTGTCCGCGGCGAAGGCCTACGCGGCCGTGCTCGATCGGCCGCTCTACGGCGTCAACCATCTCGCCGGTCACGTCGCGGTCGACACCCTGGAGCACGGCAGCCTCCCGAAGCCCTGCCTGGCGCTGCTGGTCTCCGGCGGACACACCCAGCTGCTGTTGGTGGAGGACATCGCCTCGTCCATCACCGAGCTCGGATCCACCATCGACGACGCGGCGGGCGAGGCGTACGACAAGGTCGCCCGGCTGCTGGAGCTGCCCTATCCGGGCGGTCCGCCGATCGACGCGGCGGCCCGACGAGGCGACCGGCAGGCCATCGCGTTCCCGCGCGGGCTGACCGGGCCGCGCGACGCCCGCCATGATTTCTCGTTCTCCGGATTGAAGACGGCGGTGGCCCGCTGGGTCGAACAGCGACGGGCCTCGGGCGAGCCGGTGCCCGTCGACGACGTGGCCGCGTCGTTCCAGGAGGCGGTCGCCGATGTGCTGACGGCCAAGGCGGTCCGGGCTGCCCGCGAGCACGGCGTGCAGACCATGGTCATCTCCGGTGGGGTGGCGGCCAACTCACGTCTCGGTGAGTTGGCCGCCATCCGCTGCGCCGAGGCGGGTATCGAACTGCGGATCCCCCGGCCCCGGCTGTGCACCGACAACGGCGCGATGATCGCCGCGTTGGGCGCCCACCTGTTCGCGGCGGGGGCAGCGCCCTCACCCGCCGAGTTCGGGGCCGATCCGGCGTTGCCGGTCTCCACGATCCACCTGGTGTGA